Sequence from the Candidatus Accumulibacter similis genome:
CCCGACCCGCAGGATCCGGCTCTGTGCGGGCTGGCAGGATGATTTCTCGGTCACCTCCGGAACGATCTGCGCCTTCCATGAACTGCCCCCACGGCTGTGCCTCGCGGCGGCGATCCTGTTCACCAACGCCTCAGCGATGCGGGTTTCACCGTCAGCCGGCCGTGGCTGACGCAGATCGCCCAGCAAGGGTCGGCCCTGCTCGAGGCGATCCACGAGGCGCAGTTGGCGTCGATTCGCGAGTCCAGGGTCAAGGCGATGGATGAAACGCCGATCAAGGCCGGACACGGCGGGCCCGGGAAGCTGAAGCGAGGCTATTTCTGGCCCGTCCATGGAGAACGCGACGAGATCTGTTTCCCCTTCTTCGAGAGCCGCGAGATCAAGCACGTCGAGGCAGCGCTGGGGCTGACGCCTGCCGAGCGAGCGGTGCTGCTGTCGGATGGCTACCACGCCTATGCCCACTATGCGGCGAAGACCGGGATCACGCATGCCCAGTGCTGGACGCACACCCGTCGTGGCTTCTTCGAGGCGCAGGCCGCCGAACCGGAAGCCGGAGCCGAGGCGCTGGCGCTGATCGGCGAGTTGTATCAGGTCGAGGAAGACATCCGCCAGGCCGGGCTGAGTGGCGAGCGCAAGAAGGATCATCGGCTGGCGCATGCCAGGCCGGTCGTCGAGCGCTTCTTCGCCTGGATCGATGAACGGTTCGCGGCGCAGGGTCTGCTGCCGAGCAATCCGCTGACCAAGGCGCTGGCCTATGCCCGCGACCGCCGCTTTGGACTGGAAGTGTTTCTCACCGACCCGGACGTGCCGATCGATACGAATCATCTCGAGCGGGCCCTGCGCGTGATTCCGATGGGTCGCCGCAACTGGATGTTCTGCTGGACCGAACTCGGTGCCCGCCACGTCGGCATCCTGCAGAGCCTGATCGTCACCTGCCGGCTGCACGACATCAACCCGTATGACTACCTGGTCGATGTCCTGCAGCGCGTCGGACAGCACCCGGCCGACCGGGTCCACGAGCTCACGCCCCGCTGCTGGAAAGATCTCTTCGCCGCCAACCCGCTGCGCTCTCCCTTGCACCGGCAGGCTCCATGGGCGGGGCGAATGCCGCAGGGTTACGGCCAGGGTGCCGCTACGCGGCAGGCGACGCAGCACGTCAATGGCGTTCTTCCGCATCTGCTCGATCATGACGGTGGTCGCTTCCAGTCCCCGGCGGGCCGTCAGCGCCCCGCCTTGGGCCTCACGGAAGATGTCGAGAACCATGCGCTGGCATTCACGCGGCCGGCAGAAGCGGTTTCGCACCCTATGGCCCTTCGCCCGGATCGTCCGCAGGTCGAATTCCGGGGAAAACAGCTAGAGGGTCGCGTCGAGGTGGGCCAGATCGTCCGCCACACGTCCCATCTCCTTCCGGTGATGCTCGATCAGCTCCGCCAGCTCCGCGCGTTTGGTGATCAGGGCCACAACGACGTGGTTCTCTGCCATGAGAAATGCTCCCGTTCAGTGAAAACGAAAGCATTCTCGTGGAGCAGGCGGTCGGGTGCCGGGGGTGGTTGCTCCATAATGCCGCAGTTGACCACGCTGGCGCCCGACATAGTGCCCGGCATCCTGGATGGCCGCTTGCCGCACCACCTCATCGTGCATGAGCTGGCGATCAGTCCGCCGGTGCGATGAGCAGCGGGCGAAAATGGGTGCGGTTGGCGAGGACCCATCGCCGAACTGATCAGCCGTACCGAAGTCTATGCAATGTGGCCGCCGTACGTAACGCAGAGCGGCAACTCTGGATTCTCTGCGGTTCGCCCTTCGATCGACTGCGCGTGTCACTCCATTCCGCCGATCGACAACAAGGAGAAAGCATCATGACCGCCTTCAATGTCGTGCGCTTCCGGGTGAAGCCGGGGCGCGAGCAAGAATTTCTGGATGCGCATATGATGGTCTCGCGCGATTGGCCCGGCCTGAGGCGGGTCAACATGCTGCAGACGGGTGACAGCAGCTACTGCCTGATTGCCGAGTGGGACGACATGGACAGCCTTGCCAAAGCGCGGCCAAGAATGATCGCCACCCTAGATTCGTTCCGCGACACGCTTCAAGATCTGGGCGGCGGTCTGGGCGTTACCGATGCGGTCTCGGGGCCGGTGGTGCTGGACTTGAAATAGTACGTCGTGATCGGTGCCAAGCACGACTCTAGTAACGAACCGTCTCCCTCACACAAAAGGCGAGAATCGACCTCGTTGCCGAAGTGAGGCAAGTGGAAGTTGTGTAGCCGCTGACGACGCGTTGCAGCCTTTCACACGCGGAGCAACCGGACGCTGGCACGCTCCCTCCATCGGCGGCAACGCGTTCTCCGTCTGTTCCCACCGGATCGCTCACCTCTTGGGAGTCGCGGAGATCGATGCACGCAAGGCGTCACGCTCTTCCATGCTCGCTGCGGCGGGTTGCTGAAAGAACATTCGAATCATGCGTCTTTCGCCCAGCACTCGGCCCAGTTCCCGGATCACGCAGTAGTTGAGGATGACGACAAGCAGGATGATCTGGAGTGCCCAGAAGTGCGGCCACACGATTTCGTACAGTAGCTTTTCGTTGCCCGCGAGGATTCCTCCAGCCTCCTTGGTGAAGTCATAAAGCCGCTCCAGATAATGGATGAAGCTTGCGACAACATAGTAAATGATCGCCTTCCAGGCGATGTTGTAGATCAACGGCTTCTCCGGAAATCGATTGATTGGCGGCCAATGGTCGGCGAGCAAGACCGACTTGCCAATGATCAGCGCGGCGAGCGCGATTTGGGCCGACGAGGTGACCGGTAGCCCCGTGCCCTTTGCCATCAGGACTCTGACCAAACCGACGATGTGCAGAGCGACCAAGAAGAAGATGGTTGGTGGCAATACAGCCAGAAGTTCTTCCTTCAGCTTTTCGACAGCCTTGTTCACTGCAGTCACTCCTATGTCTTACCGGCGGTGCTGTTTTCACTTACACAGTGATGGCCGGTTTTCGGCTGATACGCGCAGCATCTTGGCAGGTCGAGCCGACCCGTTCCGTTCCAAGGCTTGATCCACGAGGATGCGGGCGTTAGGCGACAAACGCGAAATCTGTTCCGCCAACAACCTTGCCCTTGCTGCTCCGATGACAGGAGGTGCATCTGCGCGGGCTTGCCAGGACGGGCGGCCCGAGGCGAATACCGCGGGCCCACCTCTAGTAGCAACTCTGAGGCTGGCGTTGGCGCGCGCCACCCGACAGTTCCGCCAGCATGAACTTCCAGAACGACGGTGGGTCGCTGCCGCTCCTATGTTCCCACCCGCTTCAACTCGGGCGGGTTCCACGTGCCCGCGCCAGGTGGCAGGATCGATGGCGGCTCGGTCTTCGGCCAATAAAGGCGCATCACCAGGTAGATGGGGCCGTCCGGCGCGGGCAGCCAGTTCGACTCCCTGTCCTTTCCGGGCGACTCCTTCTGGACATAGAGAGTGAGCGAGCCGTCCGCGTTCTTCTTCATCGCTGGCAGCATCGGCGAGTTGATCAGGTAGCGGTCGATCGGGTTCTTGATCAGGAACTGGGTCTTCCCGTCGTACATCGTCACTGACCAGAAGGCGTCGACGGGCGGGAACTGGTCCTTGGCAAACGTCAGCGTGTACTTGTGCTTGCTGCCGTCGAGCACTTCGCCGTTCGCCAGCGTCTTGGTGAGAGGATACATGGCTTCGACGGCATCGTTGCCATAGATGCCGCCCTTGGCGGCCGCGGCGCGCTTCAGCCAGTCGCCGTTGTAGAACGCGCGGTCGCCGAACAGCGAGCCGACCTTCCAGCCGTTGATGTCCTTCTGCCCGGCCTCCAGATACTTCTCGATCTTGCTGTCGCCTTCCTTCATCGCCAGCAGGATGGCGGCCTTGTGCTCAAGCGAAAGGTCTTTGAAGTTGAACTTCTTGCCGGGGCCGATGCCGATGCTGGCGAGCTTGGCGCGGATCGCTTCTTCCTCGGGCCCGGCCGGCGCGAATTGCAACGCAAAGTCCAGGTAATCGAAGAAGTTGGTCTTGACCATCTCCTTGTCGATCTTCGGGAAATCTATCGCCGGCGCCGCTGGAGGAGCGGGTTGCTTGAGATACGCCGACAGCGGCTGAACCGTGTAGCCTGCCTGCACCTTCTCGACGTTGGGCATGTCTTTGGGGTCGATGAGTTGCGTGCGGTACGCGGCGAGGGAGAAATCGGTGGTCGAGCGGAACACCTTCTTGATGCCCGCCGGTGTTTCACCCTTCCAATTCGGCCCGACGACCAGGTAGTCGCCGGCGTCATTGCCGGTGGCGCGGCTGCCGATGTAGCCGTAGTTGAAGGTGTTGCCGTCGTTCAGCATCACCGAGTAGTAGCGGTTCTTGTCCACCGCCGGTACCGAGAGCACCAGCGGCTCGGCGCGCAGGTCCATCCACAGCAAGGAGTAGGGCGTGTCACTGTTGGGCGTCACGATTGCCGTGTCCTGGTAGGTGAAGACGCGGGCCTCGTTGTGGATCTGGTTGAACGGCGCTTTCCACTGGCCCGAGTTCTTGTCGATCACATACTCATACATGACCGCGTAGTTCATCACGATCGGCAGGCCGTAGATGAAAGCTTCCTCAGCGATGGCCTTGACCTCCGCGATGCCAGGCGCAGGTACGCCGGCGGCCGCGTCCTTCTTCGCCGCTTGCGTGACGGGGTCGGCGGGTTTGTTGCAGCCGGCCAGCAGCCCGGTGGCGATGGCGACGCCCATGGCGCCACTGAGCAGTGCGCGTTTCAACATTGCGCTTGCCTCCGCGGACGCGATGTCGAAAATTCGGGGACTGTGGCCATTTGTCGTGTTCTCCACCAAGAGTCGAAGAAGTAGGTCGCCCATTGCGCGACGGTTGGATCATATTTTAAGCTATGCATGGCAACACGCAAGTTGTGACAACCAGACAATGGGGAGGCGCCAATGCAAGCGATTCCGAGTTATCGATGTTTCTCCGTCCTCGCGATCGTGGCGAGCTTTCTGACACCAGCCCGTGAGCGAACGTCGCTCGAGGTCGTTCGGGGGTGGATTTGTGCACTCGCCGGAGCGCTGGGGATCGTTCTTGCCTCCACACCGGCCGCGGCGCAGGGCCATCCCGAACTGGAAGCCAACGCGCGCGCGGCCCTGAGCAGCCTCGAGGCGCAAGATCCCCTCGCTGCCGCGCTCGCAAGGCGCGCGGTCGCCGTCTTGGTGTTTCCGGAGGTAACGAAGGCGGGGTTCCTGATCGGCGGTGAATACGGCAACGGCATCATGTTCCGGGGCGAACGCTTCGCCGGGCACTACAACACCGCCGGCGTATCGTACGGACTGCAGGCGGGCGCGCAGACCTTCGGCTACGCGTTGTTCTTCATGAACGAGCGGGCCTTGCAGTCTTTGGATGACGCGGGCGGTTTGCAGGTCGGCGTCGGCCCGAGTGTCGTCGTTCTGGATCAGGGCAAGGCCAAGTCACTTACATCGGAGATGCTGACCAGCGACGCGTATGCCTTCGTCTTCGGTCAGCAAGGACTGATGGCGGGTGTCGGTCTGGAGGGCACCAAGATCACCAAGCTTGGCCAGTAATCAGCAACAGCCGAAGCGCGCTGACGTCGAAATGCCGAACACGGTAGCGGCCACAGTGTGGTGAGTCGTCGAACGCGGGTGTGGCAGGTGGCGAGCCGGGCCTCTTTGCCACGACTCGCCGAGCCCTGCTCCGATGCTTGGCCAGCATCTGATCTTCGTCGTCTCCGTCGCAGCGGTGGTCGCTCCGCTGCTGGCGTCGACGCACGAGGGACCGCGAGTACCCGTCGTCGTGACCGCCGTGTTGCCCGGAGAGTCCCCATTGGGCCACAGGTCATGCGCTTGACCGAATTCGAGTCCTTCATGTCTGTATCCACGCCGCGCACCACACGCCGTGCAATTTTCTGCAAGGTGAGCCACTGCGGAGCTAAGAGCATCGTGCCGGGCCCAGGCGAAGTACTCGGCGATGCGGTCGTGGACGTGCTTGGCGAGATCGCGGATCTCCTCGACGGTCCCTCCGGTCAGGACCCGGTGGGCCCACCATGCGACGCTGACCAGGTCGGGGAAGGGCCAGTAGGAAACTTCACCCGCTGAGGGGTCAAAATGCATGAACTTCAGGCAAATGCGAATCATATGGCCTCCCATGTTCGGAATGCGTCGGCAAGTACATCGCGCCGACCACTGCGCATGACTCGATCTTCGCGCAACGCGAGGGTCTCTGAAGCGATCGTCTCGATTCGGACCGGGGGTAGACCACACGCGGGAGTGGCGCATTGCCATTTCAATGTGCACGACAACGCAACAAGGACGCCCAGTCTCC
This genomic interval carries:
- a CDS encoding IS66 family transposase codes for the protein MPRGGDPVHQRLSDAGFTVSRPWLTQIAQQGSALLEAIHEAQLASIRESRVKAMDETPIKAGHGGPGKLKRGYFWPVHGERDEICFPFFESREIKHVEAALGLTPAERAVLLSDGYHAYAHYAAKTGITHAQCWTHTRRGFFEAQAAEPEAGAEALALIGELYQVEEDIRQAGLSGERKKDHRLAHARPVVERFFAWIDERFAAQGLLPSNPLTKALAYARDRRFGLEVFLTDPDVPIDTNHLERALRVIPMGRRNWMFCWTELGARHVGILQSLIVTCRLHDINPYDYLVDVLQRVGQHPADRVHELTPRCWKDLFAANPLRSPLHRQAPWAGRMPQGYGQGAATRQATQHVNGVLPHLLDHDGGRFQSPAGRQRPALGLTEDVENHALAFTRPAEAVSHPMALRPDRPQVEFRGKQLEGRVEVGQIVRHTSHLLPVMLDQLRQLRAFGDQGHNDVVLCHEKCSRSVKTKAFSWSRRSGAGGGCSIMPQLTTLAPDIVPGILDGRLPHHLIVHELAISPPVR
- a CDS encoding antibiotic biosynthesis monooxygenase, yielding MTAFNVVRFRVKPGREQEFLDAHMMVSRDWPGLRRVNMLQTGDSSYCLIAEWDDMDSLAKARPRMIATLDSFRDTLQDLGGGLGVTDAVSGPVVLDLK
- a CDS encoding DUF1254 domain-containing protein, which encodes MGVAIATGLLAGCNKPADPVTQAAKKDAAAGVPAPGIAEVKAIAEEAFIYGLPIVMNYAVMYEYVIDKNSGQWKAPFNQIHNEARVFTYQDTAIVTPNSDTPYSLLWMDLRAEPLVLSVPAVDKNRYYSVMLNDGNTFNYGYIGSRATGNDAGDYLVVGPNWKGETPAGIKKVFRSTTDFSLAAYRTQLIDPKDMPNVEKVQAGYTVQPLSAYLKQPAPPAAPAIDFPKIDKEMVKTNFFDYLDFALQFAPAGPEEEAIRAKLASIGIGPGKKFNFKDLSLEHKAAILLAMKEGDSKIEKYLEAGQKDINGWKVGSLFGDRAFYNGDWLKRAAAAKGGIYGNDAVEAMYPLTKTLANGEVLDGSKHKYTLTFAKDQFPPVDAFWSVTMYDGKTQFLIKNPIDRYLINSPMLPAMKKNADGSLTLYVQKESPGKDRESNWLPAPDGPIYLVMRLYWPKTEPPSILPPGAGTWNPPELKRVGT
- a CDS encoding lipid-binding SYLF domain-containing protein, with translation MQAIPSYRCFSVLAIVASFLTPARERTSLEVVRGWICALAGALGIVLASTPAAAQGHPELEANARAALSSLEAQDPLAAALARRAVAVLVFPEVTKAGFLIGGEYGNGIMFRGERFAGHYNTAGVSYGLQAGAQTFGYALFFMNERALQSLDDAGGLQVGVGPSVVVLDQGKAKSLTSEMLTSDAYAFVFGQQGLMAGVGLEGTKITKLGQ